Proteins from one Ahaetulla prasina isolate Xishuangbanna chromosome 2, ASM2864084v1, whole genome shotgun sequence genomic window:
- the TMEM100 gene encoding transmembrane protein 100 encodes MTDEPIKEILGSSKCPQCVTQEKSNNNDYRVIAVPLVSECQLTAATGGAELSCYRCTIPFGVVILIAGVVVTAVAYSFNSHGSIISVFGLILLSSGLFLLVSSALCWKIRQHHKKTKRRESQTVLVANQRNLFA; translated from the coding sequence ATGACAGACGAGCCTATTAAAGAGATCTTGGGAAGTTCCAAGTGTCCTCAGTGTGTAACACAGGAGAAAAGCAACAACAATGACTACAGGGTAATAGCGGTCCCTTTGGTGAGCGAATGCCAACTGACGGCTGCGACAGGGGGAGCTGAACTCTCCTGCTACCGCTGTACAATCCCATTTGGGGTGGTGATCCTCATTGCTGGAGTGGTGGTCACTGCGGTGGCATATAGCTTCAACTCCCATGGATCCATCATCTCCGTGTTCGGTTTGATTCTCTTGTCATCTGGACTCTTTTTGCTGGTGTCAAGTGCATTATGCTGGAAAATCCGCCAGCACCACAAGAAGACCAAGAGGCGTGAAAGCCAGACAGTTCTAGTGGCTAACCAGAGGAACCTGTTTGCTTAa